In the Mus pahari chromosome 19, PAHARI_EIJ_v1.1, whole genome shotgun sequence genome, one interval contains:
- the Tmem86b gene encoding lysoplasmalogenase isoform X1 — MLEKRGCVWRHSFQTNAENGRLRGFPLLKYPQVRRWLAPFILACSLYFLLWIPVDQPSWVSALIKCQPILCLVVFLWAVAPGGSNTWLLQGALVCSAVGDTCLIWPEAFFYGMAAFSVAHLFYLGAVGLTPLQPGLLLCTTLASLTYYSFLLLHLEQGMVLPVAAYGLILNSMLWRSLVRGGSASWGAVLFMFSDGVLAWDTFVYSLPFARLVIMSTYYAAQLLLTLSALRNPGLKTH, encoded by the exons ATGCTAGAAAAGAGGGGCTGCGTCTGGAGACACTCTTTTCAGACCAA TGCTGAGAATGGGAGGCTGAGAGGCTTCCCTCTCCTGAAGTACCCACAGGTCCGCAGGTGGCTGGCCCCCTTCATCCTTGCCTGTTCCCTTTACTTCCTCCTCTGGATTCCTGTGGACCAGCCATCTTGGGTCAGTGCCCTGATCAAGTGCCAGCCCATTCTCTGCCTGGTTGTGTTCCTGTGGGCTGTGGCCCCTGGTGGGAGCAACACCTGGCTCCTGCAGGGAGCTCTTGTATGTTCTGCTGTGGGAGATACCTGCCTCATCTGGCCTGAAGCTTTCTTTTATG GCATGGCAGCCTTCTCTGTTGCCCACTTATTCTACCTCGGGGCTGTTGGCCTGACCCCACTGCAGCCCGGATTGCTGCTGTGCACCACCTTGGCCTCTCTGACATACTACAGTTTCCTGCTGCTACACCTTGAGCAGGGCATGGTCTTGCCCGTGGCGGCCTATGGGCTGATATTGAACTCCATGCTGTGGCGCAGCCTTGTCAGGGGCGGAAGCGCTAGCTGGGGTGCTGTGCTCTTTATGTTCTCAGATGGTGTGCTGGCCTGGGACACTTTTGTCTATTCTTTACCTTTTGCCCGCCTAGTGATCATGAGCACCTACTATGCAGCCCAGCTCCTCCTCACCCTGTCGGCTCTCAGGAACCCAGGGCTCAAAACCCACTAA
- the Tmem86b gene encoding lysoplasmalogenase isoform X3 — protein MDARKEGLRLETLFSDQYPQVRRWLAPFILACSLYFLLWIPVDQPSWVSALIKCQPILCLVVFLWAVAPGGSNTWLLQGALVCSAVGDTCLIWPEAFFYGMAAFSVAHLFYLGAVGLTPLQPGLLLCTTLASLTYYSFLLLHLEQGMVLPVAAYGLILNSMLWRSLVRGGSASWGAVLFMFSDGVLAWDTFVYSLPFARLVIMSTYYAAQLLLTLSALRNPGLKTH, from the exons ATGGATGCTAGAAAAGAGGGGCTGCGTCTGGAGACACTCTTTTCAGACCAA TACCCACAGGTCCGCAGGTGGCTGGCCCCCTTCATCCTTGCCTGTTCCCTTTACTTCCTCCTCTGGATTCCTGTGGACCAGCCATCTTGGGTCAGTGCCCTGATCAAGTGCCAGCCCATTCTCTGCCTGGTTGTGTTCCTGTGGGCTGTGGCCCCTGGTGGGAGCAACACCTGGCTCCTGCAGGGAGCTCTTGTATGTTCTGCTGTGGGAGATACCTGCCTCATCTGGCCTGAAGCTTTCTTTTATG GCATGGCAGCCTTCTCTGTTGCCCACTTATTCTACCTCGGGGCTGTTGGCCTGACCCCACTGCAGCCCGGATTGCTGCTGTGCACCACCTTGGCCTCTCTGACATACTACAGTTTCCTGCTGCTACACCTTGAGCAGGGCATGGTCTTGCCCGTGGCGGCCTATGGGCTGATATTGAACTCCATGCTGTGGCGCAGCCTTGTCAGGGGCGGAAGCGCTAGCTGGGGTGCTGTGCTCTTTATGTTCTCAGATGGTGTGCTGGCCTGGGACACTTTTGTCTATTCTTTACCTTTTGCCCGCCTAGTGATCATGAGCACCTACTATGCAGCCCAGCTCCTCCTCACCCTGTCGGCTCTCAGGAACCCAGGGCTCAAAACCCACTAA
- the Tmem86b gene encoding lysoplasmalogenase isoform X2: MDARKEGLRLETLFSDQVRTCKYPQVRRWLAPFILACSLYFLLWIPVDQPSWVSALIKCQPILCLVVFLWAVAPGGSNTWLLQGALVCSAVGDTCLIWPEAFFYGMAAFSVAHLFYLGAVGLTPLQPGLLLCTTLASLTYYSFLLLHLEQGMVLPVAAYGLILNSMLWRSLVRGGSASWGAVLFMFSDGVLAWDTFVYSLPFARLVIMSTYYAAQLLLTLSALRNPGLKTH; encoded by the exons ATGGATGCTAGAAAAGAGGGGCTGCGTCTGGAGACACTCTTTTCAGACCAAGTGAGAACCTGTAAG TACCCACAGGTCCGCAGGTGGCTGGCCCCCTTCATCCTTGCCTGTTCCCTTTACTTCCTCCTCTGGATTCCTGTGGACCAGCCATCTTGGGTCAGTGCCCTGATCAAGTGCCAGCCCATTCTCTGCCTGGTTGTGTTCCTGTGGGCTGTGGCCCCTGGTGGGAGCAACACCTGGCTCCTGCAGGGAGCTCTTGTATGTTCTGCTGTGGGAGATACCTGCCTCATCTGGCCTGAAGCTTTCTTTTATG GCATGGCAGCCTTCTCTGTTGCCCACTTATTCTACCTCGGGGCTGTTGGCCTGACCCCACTGCAGCCCGGATTGCTGCTGTGCACCACCTTGGCCTCTCTGACATACTACAGTTTCCTGCTGCTACACCTTGAGCAGGGCATGGTCTTGCCCGTGGCGGCCTATGGGCTGATATTGAACTCCATGCTGTGGCGCAGCCTTGTCAGGGGCGGAAGCGCTAGCTGGGGTGCTGTGCTCTTTATGTTCTCAGATGGTGTGCTGGCCTGGGACACTTTTGTCTATTCTTTACCTTTTGCCCGCCTAGTGATCATGAGCACCTACTATGCAGCCCAGCTCCTCCTCACCCTGTCGGCTCTCAGGAACCCAGGGCTCAAAACCCACTAA
- the Tmem86b gene encoding lysoplasmalogenase isoform X4 produces MDARKEGLRLETLFSDQPSWVSALIKCQPILCLVVFLWAVAPGGSNTWLLQGALVCSAVGDTCLIWPEAFFYGMAAFSVAHLFYLGAVGLTPLQPGLLLCTTLASLTYYSFLLLHLEQGMVLPVAAYGLILNSMLWRSLVRGGSASWGAVLFMFSDGVLAWDTFVYSLPFARLVIMSTYYAAQLLLTLSALRNPGLKTH; encoded by the exons ATGGATGCTAGAAAAGAGGGGCTGCGTCTGGAGACACTCTTTTCAGACCAA CCATCTTGGGTCAGTGCCCTGATCAAGTGCCAGCCCATTCTCTGCCTGGTTGTGTTCCTGTGGGCTGTGGCCCCTGGTGGGAGCAACACCTGGCTCCTGCAGGGAGCTCTTGTATGTTCTGCTGTGGGAGATACCTGCCTCATCTGGCCTGAAGCTTTCTTTTATG GCATGGCAGCCTTCTCTGTTGCCCACTTATTCTACCTCGGGGCTGTTGGCCTGACCCCACTGCAGCCCGGATTGCTGCTGTGCACCACCTTGGCCTCTCTGACATACTACAGTTTCCTGCTGCTACACCTTGAGCAGGGCATGGTCTTGCCCGTGGCGGCCTATGGGCTGATATTGAACTCCATGCTGTGGCGCAGCCTTGTCAGGGGCGGAAGCGCTAGCTGGGGTGCTGTGCTCTTTATGTTCTCAGATGGTGTGCTGGCCTGGGACACTTTTGTCTATTCTTTACCTTTTGCCCGCCTAGTGATCATGAGCACCTACTATGCAGCCCAGCTCCTCCTCACCCTGTCGGCTCTCAGGAACCCAGGGCTCAAAACCCACTAA
- the Ppp6r1 gene encoding serine/threonine-protein phosphatase 6 regulatory subunit 1 isoform X1, which yields MALLGVDSSQRNMVGGVGITIGFPKGAMFWKFDLHTSSHLDTLLEKEDLSLPELLDEEDVLQECKVVNRKLLDFLLQPSHLQAMVAWVTQEPPASGEERLRYKYPSVACEILTSDVPQINDALGADESLLNRLYGFLQSGDSLNPLLASFFSKVMGILINRKTDQLVSFLRKKDDFVDLLLRHIGTSAIMDLLLRLLTCVERPQLRQDVFNWLNEEKIVQRLIEQIHPSKDDNQHSNASQSLCDIIRLSREQMIQGQDSPEPDQLLATLEKQETIEQLLSNMFEGEQCQSVIVSGIQVLLTLLEPRRPRSDSVTMNNFFSSVDGQLELLAQGALDNALSSMGALHALRPRLDRFHQLLLEPPKLEPLQMTWGSLAPPLGNTRLHVVKLLASALSTNAAALTQELLVLDVPNTLLDLFFHYVFNNFLHAQVEVCVSAMLSSGPPPDSSSETPVPNPIVKHLLQHCRLVERILASWEENDRVQSGGGPRKGYMGHLTRVANAVVQNAEQGPNAEQLGQLLKELPEEQQQRWEAFVSGPLAETNKKNTVDLVNTHHLHSSSDDEDDRLKEFNFPEEAVLQQAFMDFQMQRMTSAFIDHFGFNDEEFGEQEESVNAPFDKTANITFSLNADDENPNANLLEICYKDRIQQFDDEEEEEEEEGHGSAESDGEYGAWQGSQPLRAAQASQPPGVRSGGSTDSEEDEEDEEDEDEDEGTDQAACGRASPSSFPSPSTQPPGPSWTATFDTVPMDAPTGPPVSKEADTSSVQIRSSPPALESPQLRSQDPTHPSAPQEVTDSSKVAEPLAPCQALVSVADVQATLHGMRSAPSSLDSATRDPSTSVPDFKAHQSPQTMEGKKSPEHLGLPQSQSALEMPNGSTPGGPISSGSQ from the exons GGCGCCATGTTTTGGAAGTTTGATCTGCACACAAGCTCTCACCTGGACACACTGCTGGAGAAGGAGGACCTGAGCCTACCTGAGCTGCTGGATGAGGAGGACGTGCTACAGGAGTGCAAGGTTGTCAATCGGAAGCTCCTAGACTTCCTGCTACAGCCATCCCACCTGCAGGCCATGGTGGCCTGGGTTACCCAGGAGCCCCCAGCCAGTGGTGAGGAACGGCTACGCTACAA GTACCCTAGTGTAGCCTGTGAAATCCTGACCTCTGATGTGCCCCAGATCAACGATGCCCTGGGTGCAGATGAGTCCCTCCTGAACCGACTCTATGGCTTCCTGCAGAGTGGTGACAGCCTCAACCCGCTGCTCGCTAGCTTTTTCAGCAAAGTCATGGGCATTCTCATCAATCGCAAGACAGACCAG CTTGTGTCCTTCCTGCGCAAGAAAGATGACTTTGTGGACCTGTTGCTGCGGCACATTGGCACCTCAGCCATCATGGATCTCCTGTTGCGTCTGCTTACTTGTGTGGAGCGGCCTCAGCTTCGGCAGGATGTCTTCAAT TGGCTCAACGAAGAGAAGATTGTCCAGCGGCTAATTGAGCAGATTCACCCATCAAAGGATGACAAT caaCATTCCAATGCATCTCAGTCCCTGTGTGACATCATCCGCCTAAGCCGCGAGCAGATGATCCAAGGCCAGGACAGCCCGGAGCCAGACCAGCTGTTGGCCACCTTGGAGAA GCAGGAGACCATCGAGCAGCTCCTCAGTAACATGTTTGAGGGAGAGCAGTGCCAGTCTGTCATTGTCAGTGGGATCCAGGTGTTGCTCACCCTCCTGGAACCTAGGAGGCCAAG GTCTGACTCTGTGACCATGAACAACTTCTTTAGCAGTGTGGATGGGCAGTTGGAGCTCCTGGCTCAGGGAGCCCTGGATAATGCACTGTCTAGTATGGGTGCCTTGCATGCCCTGCGTCCCCGGCTTGATCGcttccatcagctcctgcttgagccTCCCAAG CTGGAGCCTCTGCAGATGACGTGGGGCAGTCTGGCACCACCACTGGGTAACACGAGGTTACATGTGGTCAAGCTCCTGGCCAGTGCCCTGAGTACCAATGCTGCTGCCTTGACACAGGAGCTTCTGGTGCTGGATGTGCCCAACACCTTACTG gatctcttcttccactatgtaTTCAACAACTTCCTGCATGCTCAAGTGGAAGTGTGTGTGAGCGCAATGCTGAGTTCCGGGCCCCCTCCAGACAGCAGCTCTGAGACACCTGTCCCAAACCCTATCGTGAAACAT ctccttcagCACTGCCGCCTGGTGGAGCGAATTCTGGCATCCTGGGAGGAGAACGACCGTGTGCA GTCTGGAGGGGGCCCAAGGAAAGGCTACATGGGCCACCTGACTCGGGTGGCCAATGCCGTGGTGCAGAATGCAGAACAGGGGCCCAATGCTGAACAACTAGGACAACTGCTAAAGG AGCTGccagaggagcagcagcagcgATGGGAAGCATTTGTGTCAGGACCCCTGGCAGAGACCAACAAGAAGAACACCGTGGATCTG GTAAACACTCACCACCTGCATTCTTCCAGTGATGATGAGGATGACCGCCTCAAGGAGTTCAACTTCCCTGAGGAGGCTGTATTGCAGCAG GCCTTCATGGACTTCCAGATGCAACGCATGACCTCAGCCTTCATTGACCACTTTGGCTTTAATGATGAGGAATTTGGGGAGCAGGAAGAAAGTGTGAA tgCACCATTTGACAAGACTGCCAACATTACCTTCTCCCTAAATGCTGACGATGAAAAT CCCAATGCCAACCTGCTTGAGATATGCTACAAGGACCGGATCCAGCAGTTtgatgatgaggaagaagaggaagaggaggagggccATGGCTCAGCAGAGTCAGATGGAGAATATGGTGCCTGGCAGGGCAGCCAGCCATTGAGAGCGGCCCAGGCAAGCCAGCCCCCTGGTGTGCG GAGTGGAGGAAGCACAGACagcgaggaggacgaggaggatgaggaggacgaggatgaggatgaggggACTGACCAGGCAGCCTGTGGAAGAGCcagcccttcctccttccccagccccagcacTCAGCCTCCTG GCCCGAGTTGGACTGCTACCTTTGACACAGTGCCTATGGATGCCCCAACAGGTCCCCCAGTATCCAAGGAGGCAGACACGTCCTCTGTCCAGATCCgatccagccctccagccctcgAGTCCCCACAGCTCAG GTCTCAGGACCCCACACACCCCTCAGCACCTCAGGAAGTCACAGATAGCAGCAAAGTAGCAGAGCCCTTGG ccccCTGCCAGGCCTTGGTTAGTGTTGCGGATGTCCAGGCCACACTGCATGGGATGCGCTCTGCCCCCAGCTCCTTGGACAG TGCAACCAGAGACCCCTCTACCTCTGTCCCAGACTTCAAGGCCCACCAGTCTCCTCAGACCATGGAGGGGAAAAAGAGCCCAGAACATTTGGGGCTTCCCCAAAGCCAGAG TGCCCTTGAGATGCCCAACGGCTCTACCCCAGGAGGGCCCATTTCATCTGGTTCCCA gtaG
- the Ppp6r1 gene encoding serine/threonine-protein phosphatase 6 regulatory subunit 1 isoform X3 codes for MFWKFDLHTSSHLDTLLEKEDLSLPELLDEEDVLQECKVVNRKLLDFLLQPSHLQAMVAWVTQEPPASGEERLRYKYPSVACEILTSDVPQINDALGADESLLNRLYGFLQSGDSLNPLLASFFSKVMGILINRKTDQLVSFLRKKDDFVDLLLRHIGTSAIMDLLLRLLTCVERPQLRQDVFNWLNEEKIVQRLIEQIHPSKDDNQHSNASQSLCDIIRLSREQMIQGQDSPEPDQLLATLEKQETIEQLLSNMFEGEQCQSVIVSGIQVLLTLLEPRRPRSDSVTMNNFFSSVDGQLELLAQGALDNALSSMGALHALRPRLDRFHQLLLEPPKLEPLQMTWGSLAPPLGNTRLHVVKLLASALSTNAAALTQELLVLDVPNTLLDLFFHYVFNNFLHAQVEVCVSAMLSSGPPPDSSSETPVPNPIVKHLLQHCRLVERILASWEENDRVQSGGGPRKGYMGHLTRVANAVVQNAEQGPNAEQLGQLLKELPEEQQQRWEAFVSGPLAETNKKNTVDLVNTHHLHSSSDDEDDRLKEFNFPEEAVLQQAFMDFQMQRMTSAFIDHFGFNDEEFGEQEESVNAPFDKTANITFSLNADDENPNANLLEICYKDRIQQFDDEEEEEEEEGHGSAESDGEYGAWQGSQPLRAAQASQPPGVRSGGSTDSEEDEEDEEDEDEDEGTDQAACGRASPSSFPSPSTQPPGPSWTATFDTVPMDAPTGPPVSKEADTSSVQIRSSPPALESPQLRSQDPTHPSAPQEVTDSSKVAEPLAPCQALVSVADVQATLHGMRSAPSSLDSATRDPSTSVPDFKAHQSPQTMEGKKSPEHLGLPQSQSALEMPNGSTPGGPISSGSQ; via the exons ATGTTTTGGAAGTTTGATCTGCACACAAGCTCTCACCTGGACACACTGCTGGAGAAGGAGGACCTGAGCCTACCTGAGCTGCTGGATGAGGAGGACGTGCTACAGGAGTGCAAGGTTGTCAATCGGAAGCTCCTAGACTTCCTGCTACAGCCATCCCACCTGCAGGCCATGGTGGCCTGGGTTACCCAGGAGCCCCCAGCCAGTGGTGAGGAACGGCTACGCTACAA GTACCCTAGTGTAGCCTGTGAAATCCTGACCTCTGATGTGCCCCAGATCAACGATGCCCTGGGTGCAGATGAGTCCCTCCTGAACCGACTCTATGGCTTCCTGCAGAGTGGTGACAGCCTCAACCCGCTGCTCGCTAGCTTTTTCAGCAAAGTCATGGGCATTCTCATCAATCGCAAGACAGACCAG CTTGTGTCCTTCCTGCGCAAGAAAGATGACTTTGTGGACCTGTTGCTGCGGCACATTGGCACCTCAGCCATCATGGATCTCCTGTTGCGTCTGCTTACTTGTGTGGAGCGGCCTCAGCTTCGGCAGGATGTCTTCAAT TGGCTCAACGAAGAGAAGATTGTCCAGCGGCTAATTGAGCAGATTCACCCATCAAAGGATGACAAT caaCATTCCAATGCATCTCAGTCCCTGTGTGACATCATCCGCCTAAGCCGCGAGCAGATGATCCAAGGCCAGGACAGCCCGGAGCCAGACCAGCTGTTGGCCACCTTGGAGAA GCAGGAGACCATCGAGCAGCTCCTCAGTAACATGTTTGAGGGAGAGCAGTGCCAGTCTGTCATTGTCAGTGGGATCCAGGTGTTGCTCACCCTCCTGGAACCTAGGAGGCCAAG GTCTGACTCTGTGACCATGAACAACTTCTTTAGCAGTGTGGATGGGCAGTTGGAGCTCCTGGCTCAGGGAGCCCTGGATAATGCACTGTCTAGTATGGGTGCCTTGCATGCCCTGCGTCCCCGGCTTGATCGcttccatcagctcctgcttgagccTCCCAAG CTGGAGCCTCTGCAGATGACGTGGGGCAGTCTGGCACCACCACTGGGTAACACGAGGTTACATGTGGTCAAGCTCCTGGCCAGTGCCCTGAGTACCAATGCTGCTGCCTTGACACAGGAGCTTCTGGTGCTGGATGTGCCCAACACCTTACTG gatctcttcttccactatgtaTTCAACAACTTCCTGCATGCTCAAGTGGAAGTGTGTGTGAGCGCAATGCTGAGTTCCGGGCCCCCTCCAGACAGCAGCTCTGAGACACCTGTCCCAAACCCTATCGTGAAACAT ctccttcagCACTGCCGCCTGGTGGAGCGAATTCTGGCATCCTGGGAGGAGAACGACCGTGTGCA GTCTGGAGGGGGCCCAAGGAAAGGCTACATGGGCCACCTGACTCGGGTGGCCAATGCCGTGGTGCAGAATGCAGAACAGGGGCCCAATGCTGAACAACTAGGACAACTGCTAAAGG AGCTGccagaggagcagcagcagcgATGGGAAGCATTTGTGTCAGGACCCCTGGCAGAGACCAACAAGAAGAACACCGTGGATCTG GTAAACACTCACCACCTGCATTCTTCCAGTGATGATGAGGATGACCGCCTCAAGGAGTTCAACTTCCCTGAGGAGGCTGTATTGCAGCAG GCCTTCATGGACTTCCAGATGCAACGCATGACCTCAGCCTTCATTGACCACTTTGGCTTTAATGATGAGGAATTTGGGGAGCAGGAAGAAAGTGTGAA tgCACCATTTGACAAGACTGCCAACATTACCTTCTCCCTAAATGCTGACGATGAAAAT CCCAATGCCAACCTGCTTGAGATATGCTACAAGGACCGGATCCAGCAGTTtgatgatgaggaagaagaggaagaggaggagggccATGGCTCAGCAGAGTCAGATGGAGAATATGGTGCCTGGCAGGGCAGCCAGCCATTGAGAGCGGCCCAGGCAAGCCAGCCCCCTGGTGTGCG GAGTGGAGGAAGCACAGACagcgaggaggacgaggaggatgaggaggacgaggatgaggatgaggggACTGACCAGGCAGCCTGTGGAAGAGCcagcccttcctccttccccagccccagcacTCAGCCTCCTG GCCCGAGTTGGACTGCTACCTTTGACACAGTGCCTATGGATGCCCCAACAGGTCCCCCAGTATCCAAGGAGGCAGACACGTCCTCTGTCCAGATCCgatccagccctccagccctcgAGTCCCCACAGCTCAG GTCTCAGGACCCCACACACCCCTCAGCACCTCAGGAAGTCACAGATAGCAGCAAAGTAGCAGAGCCCTTGG ccccCTGCCAGGCCTTGGTTAGTGTTGCGGATGTCCAGGCCACACTGCATGGGATGCGCTCTGCCCCCAGCTCCTTGGACAG TGCAACCAGAGACCCCTCTACCTCTGTCCCAGACTTCAAGGCCCACCAGTCTCCTCAGACCATGGAGGGGAAAAAGAGCCCAGAACATTTGGGGCTTCCCCAAAGCCAGAG TGCCCTTGAGATGCCCAACGGCTCTACCCCAGGAGGGCCCATTTCATCTGGTTCCCA gtaG
- the Ppp6r1 gene encoding serine/threonine-protein phosphatase 6 regulatory subunit 1 isoform X2 gives MALLGVDSSQRNMVGGVGITIGFPKGAMFWKFDLHTSSHLDTLLEKEDLSLPELLDEEDVLQECKVVNRKLLDFLLQPSHLQAMVAWVTQEPPASGEERLRYKYPSVACEILTSDVPQINDALGADESLLNRLYGFLQSGDSLNPLLASFFSKVMGILINRKTDQLVSFLRKKDDFVDLLLRHIGTSAIMDLLLRLLTCVERPQLRQDVFNWLNEEKIVQRLIEQIHPSKDDNQHSNASQSLCDIIRLSREQMIQGQDSPEPDQLLATLEKQETIEQLLSNMFEGEQCQSVIVSGIQVLLTLLEPRRPRSDSVTMNNFFSSVDGQLELLAQGALDNALSSMGALHALRPRLDRFHQLLLEPPKLEPLQMTWGSLAPPLGNTRLHVVKLLASALSTNAAALTQELLVLDVPNTLLDLFFHYVFNNFLHAQVEVCVSAMLSSGPPPDSSSETPVPNPIVKHLLQHCRLVERILASWEENDRVQSGGGPRKGYMGHLTRVANAVVQNAEQGPNAEQLGQLLKELPEEQQQRWEAFVSGPLAETNKKNTVDLVNTHHLHSSSDDEDDRLKEFNFPEEAVLQQAFMDFQMQRMTSAFIDHFGFNDEEFGEQEESVNAPFDKTANITFSLNADDENPNANLLEICYKDRIQQFDDEEEEEEEEGHGSAESDGEYGAWQGSQPLRAAQASQPPGVRSGGSTDSEEDEEDEEDEDEDEGTDQAACGRASPSSFPSPSTQPPGPPVSKEADTSSVQIRSSPPALESPQLRSQDPTHPSAPQEVTDSSKVAEPLAPCQALVSVADVQATLHGMRSAPSSLDSATRDPSTSVPDFKAHQSPQTMEGKKSPEHLGLPQSQSALEMPNGSTPGGPISSGSQ, from the exons GGCGCCATGTTTTGGAAGTTTGATCTGCACACAAGCTCTCACCTGGACACACTGCTGGAGAAGGAGGACCTGAGCCTACCTGAGCTGCTGGATGAGGAGGACGTGCTACAGGAGTGCAAGGTTGTCAATCGGAAGCTCCTAGACTTCCTGCTACAGCCATCCCACCTGCAGGCCATGGTGGCCTGGGTTACCCAGGAGCCCCCAGCCAGTGGTGAGGAACGGCTACGCTACAA GTACCCTAGTGTAGCCTGTGAAATCCTGACCTCTGATGTGCCCCAGATCAACGATGCCCTGGGTGCAGATGAGTCCCTCCTGAACCGACTCTATGGCTTCCTGCAGAGTGGTGACAGCCTCAACCCGCTGCTCGCTAGCTTTTTCAGCAAAGTCATGGGCATTCTCATCAATCGCAAGACAGACCAG CTTGTGTCCTTCCTGCGCAAGAAAGATGACTTTGTGGACCTGTTGCTGCGGCACATTGGCACCTCAGCCATCATGGATCTCCTGTTGCGTCTGCTTACTTGTGTGGAGCGGCCTCAGCTTCGGCAGGATGTCTTCAAT TGGCTCAACGAAGAGAAGATTGTCCAGCGGCTAATTGAGCAGATTCACCCATCAAAGGATGACAAT caaCATTCCAATGCATCTCAGTCCCTGTGTGACATCATCCGCCTAAGCCGCGAGCAGATGATCCAAGGCCAGGACAGCCCGGAGCCAGACCAGCTGTTGGCCACCTTGGAGAA GCAGGAGACCATCGAGCAGCTCCTCAGTAACATGTTTGAGGGAGAGCAGTGCCAGTCTGTCATTGTCAGTGGGATCCAGGTGTTGCTCACCCTCCTGGAACCTAGGAGGCCAAG GTCTGACTCTGTGACCATGAACAACTTCTTTAGCAGTGTGGATGGGCAGTTGGAGCTCCTGGCTCAGGGAGCCCTGGATAATGCACTGTCTAGTATGGGTGCCTTGCATGCCCTGCGTCCCCGGCTTGATCGcttccatcagctcctgcttgagccTCCCAAG CTGGAGCCTCTGCAGATGACGTGGGGCAGTCTGGCACCACCACTGGGTAACACGAGGTTACATGTGGTCAAGCTCCTGGCCAGTGCCCTGAGTACCAATGCTGCTGCCTTGACACAGGAGCTTCTGGTGCTGGATGTGCCCAACACCTTACTG gatctcttcttccactatgtaTTCAACAACTTCCTGCATGCTCAAGTGGAAGTGTGTGTGAGCGCAATGCTGAGTTCCGGGCCCCCTCCAGACAGCAGCTCTGAGACACCTGTCCCAAACCCTATCGTGAAACAT ctccttcagCACTGCCGCCTGGTGGAGCGAATTCTGGCATCCTGGGAGGAGAACGACCGTGTGCA GTCTGGAGGGGGCCCAAGGAAAGGCTACATGGGCCACCTGACTCGGGTGGCCAATGCCGTGGTGCAGAATGCAGAACAGGGGCCCAATGCTGAACAACTAGGACAACTGCTAAAGG AGCTGccagaggagcagcagcagcgATGGGAAGCATTTGTGTCAGGACCCCTGGCAGAGACCAACAAGAAGAACACCGTGGATCTG GTAAACACTCACCACCTGCATTCTTCCAGTGATGATGAGGATGACCGCCTCAAGGAGTTCAACTTCCCTGAGGAGGCTGTATTGCAGCAG GCCTTCATGGACTTCCAGATGCAACGCATGACCTCAGCCTTCATTGACCACTTTGGCTTTAATGATGAGGAATTTGGGGAGCAGGAAGAAAGTGTGAA tgCACCATTTGACAAGACTGCCAACATTACCTTCTCCCTAAATGCTGACGATGAAAAT CCCAATGCCAACCTGCTTGAGATATGCTACAAGGACCGGATCCAGCAGTTtgatgatgaggaagaagaggaagaggaggagggccATGGCTCAGCAGAGTCAGATGGAGAATATGGTGCCTGGCAGGGCAGCCAGCCATTGAGAGCGGCCCAGGCAAGCCAGCCCCCTGGTGTGCG GAGTGGAGGAAGCACAGACagcgaggaggacgaggaggatgaggaggacgaggatgaggatgaggggACTGACCAGGCAGCCTGTGGAAGAGCcagcccttcctccttccccagccccagcacTCAGCCTCCTG GTCCCCCAGTATCCAAGGAGGCAGACACGTCCTCTGTCCAGATCCgatccagccctccagccctcgAGTCCCCACAGCTCAG GTCTCAGGACCCCACACACCCCTCAGCACCTCAGGAAGTCACAGATAGCAGCAAAGTAGCAGAGCCCTTGG ccccCTGCCAGGCCTTGGTTAGTGTTGCGGATGTCCAGGCCACACTGCATGGGATGCGCTCTGCCCCCAGCTCCTTGGACAG TGCAACCAGAGACCCCTCTACCTCTGTCCCAGACTTCAAGGCCCACCAGTCTCCTCAGACCATGGAGGGGAAAAAGAGCCCAGAACATTTGGGGCTTCCCCAAAGCCAGAG TGCCCTTGAGATGCCCAACGGCTCTACCCCAGGAGGGCCCATTTCATCTGGTTCCCA gtaG